In Arthrobacter sp. CJ23, the genomic window TGTGGCCCTGCCAGTAGTGCTCCAGCTGCTCCCCGTTGGCGTCGATGCCGTCCAGGTACATGCCGTCCGCCTCGAGCGAAGGAACCGCCGAGGCCGGGCACAGCAGGGCGTCGAAGCCTTCCATCGCCGCGGCCAGCTGGGCCTGGAGCAGGGTTTCGGCCCGGATCCCGTCCACGAAGCGGTTCTGCCGGGCGGCACGCCTGGCATCGGCCATGAAGCGGCGGGTGTAGGGCGCCAGGAGCTCCTCGGAGCCCGCCGTCTCGTCCTCCATGGCAGGTCCCAGCAGGTAGCCGAAGTGCGTGAACATGGTCCGGCTGATCGCCTCAACCGTCCAGGGGAGTTCGATCTCCTCCACGGCCGCACCCGCGTCGCGCAGGGCCGCGGCCACGCAGCGCGTGTTGGCCTCGACGTCCGCCGCCACCGGGTAGTTCCCCAGCCGGATGCACAGGGCGATCCGCAGGCCGGCCACGGATGCGGCCGGCGCGTGGAATTTGTGCGGAGGGACGTCTGCCAGCGAGGTGTGGTCGCCGGGGTGGCGGCCCGACATGACATTGGCCAGCAGGGCGGTGTCCGCCACGGTCCGGGCCATGGGCCCGTCGCCGCGGTAGTGGTCGGCCGAGAGCGGAGCCAGGCCGGGGATCCGGCCGTAGGGTGCCTTGAAGCCGACCGTTCCAGTGAACGACGCCGGCAGCCGGGTTGAGCCGGCGATGTCCGAGGCCGTTGCCAGCGGGGTGAGTCCGGCGGCCAAGGCGGCGCCCGCGCCGCCGGAGGAGCCACCCGGCGAGAACTGCAGGTTCCAGGGGTTCCGGGTGACTCCCCACAGGGGACTGTGGGTGACGGTGGCGCAGCTGTATTCCGGGGTGGTGGTGCGGGCGTGGATGATGCCGCCCGCACGCTGGATCCGCTCCACAACGGGGTGGTCCTCCGCGGCGTACTCGTCTTTCCTGGCCACCAGGCCCTGGGAAAGCGTGCGCCCCTTGATGCCGTGCTTTTCCTTCGTCGCCACGGGCAGGCCCAGCAGCGGGGTGAGGTCCCGGCCGCGGGCGTAGCGGATGGCGGCCTGCCGGGCGGCGGGCAGGGCCTCCTCGAACAGGGTTTCCGTCAGCGCGTTGACGCCCCCGTTCACGGCCTCGGTCCGGGCCATCACGGCTTCCAGGAGTTCCACCGGGGACAGCTCGCGGCTGCGGAACATGCCCAGGGCCGTGGTGGCGTCGAGGTAGTGCAGCTCGGTCACGCGGCACCGCCCGCCGTGACGCCGGCGGTGCCGGCTCCCGCCGTCGCCAGGCCCGCCGTCGCGTGTTCCTGACCCGCCGGGGCTTCCAAGGCGCCGGCAAGCAGCTCCCGCGCCACCCCGGTGAGCATCGCCAGGCCGGTGACCATGTCGGCGTCGGTGGTGAATTCACGCTCGCAGTGCGAGACGCCATCCACGCTGGGGATGAACAGCATCACGGACGGGGCCACGGTGTTCATGGCCACGGAGTCGTGCCCGGCCATCGTCTGGATGCGCCGGGACGAGAGCCCCAGCCTGCCCGCCACCTTCGCGGAGAGCTCGAGCCCGGCTTCCGGGAAGCGGCGGATGGGGCGGATGTCGAAGTCCTTCACGTTGACCTTGATGTCGTGCTCGCGGGCCAGGGCGTCGATCTGCTCCAGTAAGGCAGCGCGCGCCGCGCCGACAATCTCCGGGTCTCCGGAGCGCAGGTCCGCCACAAGGTGCACGCGCCGGGCAACCACGATGGGCGAGTTCGGTTCCAGGGTCAGCTGCCCCACCGAGGAGACCAGGGCTTCCTCGGCAAAGTCCTTGGTGACGTCGTGCACCATGAGGATGATCTTGGAGGCCGCCACCAGGGCGTCGTGCCGGTCGGCCATGGCCGTGGCGCCGGTGTGCGACTGCTCGCCGAGGACCTCGATGTCCAGCTTCTGCGTGTACCAGCTGCTGTCCACGAGGCCGATGTTGATGCCTTCCCGTTCCAGGATGCGGCCCTGCTCGATGTGGATTTCGGCGTAGCCGGCCACGTCCGGGCCCGCGGCGGTGCCGAGGTAGCCGATGCCGTCCAGGGCTTCCCGCACGGTCACGCCCTGCAGATCGGTGACGGCCAGCATCTTTTCGCGGTCCAGAAGCCCGGCGAACACCGAGCTGCCCATGATGCTGGGCGCGAAGCGGCCGCCTTCCTCGTTGAACCAGTTGACCACGGCCAGGTTGAAGCGCGGGGCCACGCCGGATTCGGCCACCTCGAGGTCGATGGCGCGGGCGGCGTGCAAGGCCGCGATGACGCCGTACGCGCCGTCGAAGCGGCCGCCCAGCGGCTGGCTGTCCAGGTGCGAGCCGATCACCACGAACGGCGCGCCCGGGGTCCACTCCAGCAAGCCGAACATGTTGCCGATGCCGTCCACGCGGGCCTCCCAGCCGGCCCGGCGCACCCACTCGGCGAACCAGGTACGGGTGCGGGCGTCGTCGGCCGTGGCGGCCTGGCGGTCCACGCCGTTGTTGGGCGTGGAGCCGATGGTGGCCACGTGGTGGAAGTCTTTGAGGAAGGCATCTGCGCTCATGTGAAGTCCTTGATTCAGTGGTGGAAGTGGGGAGCGGGCCTTAGCCCATGCGTCCGCGGGTCTCGGGCACCCTGGTGAAGAGCACCAGGAGAAGTACGACGGCGGCAGCGGCCGCCATGTAGACGCCCGGGGCGTGCGGCACGCCGCTGGCCCCCACAAGGGCGGTGCCGATGAACGGGGCGGTGCCGCCGAAGATCGCGTAGGCGCCGTTGTAGCTGACGGCGGCCGAGGTGAAGCGTGTCTTGGTGGTGAAGATTTCGACGAAGAAGGTGTAGCAGCCGCCGCCGTAGATGCACAGGGCCACCACGAAGATCGCCTGGCCCAGCAGGGCGAGGGGCAGGCTGCCGCTGGTCACCAGCATGAAGCTGGGCACGGACAAGATGGCGATGGCGGCGGAGCCGGCGATCAGCATGGGCTTGCGGCCGAAGCGGTCGCCCAGGCGGCCGCCGATCGGCAGGAGCACTGCGTACAGGGCCAGGGCGCCGGCGTTGATGAGGAGCGACTGTTCGCGGCTGAGGTGGCCCGTGGTCTGCACGTAGGAGACGAAATAGGCCGAGAGGAAATAGAAGCCCATGGCGGTGAGGCCCATGACGAAGATGACCTGGAGCATGCGGAGCTTGTTCTCGCGGAAGGCCTCGCGGATGGGGCTGAATTCCTTGGCCTGGCTGGCCTTGGCGTCCTTGAAGGCGGCGCTTTCCTCGGTGCGGCTGCGGATCCAGACCCCGAAGAGGGCCAGCGGGAGGGCCAGGAGGAACGGCAGGCGCCAGCCCCAGGCGATGAAGGCCTCGTTGGGCATGGACTGGCTCAGGATCAGGATCATGGTGCCGGCCACCACCGAGGGCAGGGCCGTGGCCGCGATGGTGATGTTGAGCCAGAAGCCGCGCTTGCTGACGGGGGCGTGTTCAAAGACGAACGACGGTGCGCCGACGGACTCGCCGCCGGCGGAGAACCCCTGGACGAGCCGGCAGAGGACCAGCAGGGCCGGCGCCCAGGCGCCGATCTGCGCGTAGCCGGGCAGCAGGCCCATGAGCGCGGTGGCACCGCCGATGGCGATGAGCGTGATGGTGAGGACCCGGCGTCGGCCGATCCTGTCGCCGAGGGCGCCGAAGAACAGGCCGCCCAGCGGCCGCACCACGAACGCGACGCCGAAGGTGGCGAAGGTGGCCAGCATGGCGGCCAGCGGGTTGCTGCCGGGGAAGAACAGCTGGGAGAAGATGACGGCGGTGAGGCCGTAAAGCGTGAAGTCGTAGAACTCGATGAACTGGCCGACGCTGCCGCCCAACAGGACGCGCCGCTGCATTTTGGTGATCTTGGGGGCCTGTGCGGATCCGGTCAGGCCGGGGGTCGTCTGTGCCTCCACGGCTCCAGGGACCGGCTGGGTCTTGGTGTCGTTAATGGTCATTACAGCCACGCTCCTTTGGCGGTGCGGGCACATCCGGCGCGATTCAGATTCATCGAATCTCCTATTGATCAGCATGGTGTTCCGGGTTTCGGGCTGCCGGCAGGAGTTCGAATTCCTGCCGGCGGGCCCCCAATCCGCCCGACAAGATCAACTGTGTGTGACTGGCTTCACATCTGTCCAATTGATTGTTTTTGCTTGATCAATAGATTTTGCTTATGGAGATGCCGGCACCGCCGCCGGCCAATGGACGCCTAGACGAACTGGTAGATCAACGCCGCCATCCCGAAGCCCACCACGGACAGCACCGTCTCCAGGACAGTCCACGTCTTCAGCGTGTCCTTGACGGACATGTTGAAGTATTTGGAGATGATCCAGAAGCCGCCGTCGTTTACATGGCTGGCAATGATCGAACCCGAGGAGATTGCGATCGCGATCAGGGCCAGCTGGGGCTGGGAGTAGCCCGAGGCCAGGCTCGGCGCCAGGATGCCGCCCGTGGTCACGATGGCAACCGTGGCCGAGCCCTGGGCGATGCGCATGCCCGCACTGATCACGAAGGCCGAAAGGATGATCGGCAGGCCCGCCTGCGACAGCGAATCCGCTACGGCCTTGCCAACACCGGTGGCGGAAAGGACCGCGCCAAAGAACGCACCGGCACCAACAACCAGCAGGATCATGCCCACCGGACGCAGCGAGGAGCCCGTGATTTCGCTGAGTTCGGCGGAGGTCATGCCGCGTCGGATGCCCAGGAGCCACATGGCAAGCAGCACGGCCACGGTCAGCGCGATGGCCGGGTTGCCGAAGAACTGAAGCGTGTCACGGAAGGGGCCGGCAGGAGCGAAGATGTTGCCGAAGGTGCCACCCAAGATGAGGATCATGGGCAGGCCGATGGCCAACAGCACCAGCCCGATGGACGGCTCGTGGCCCTTGGCCTCCTCGGCTTCGGGGACGATCCGGTCCTCGGGAACAGTGATCATGACGCGCTTGCCGATCCAGGTGCCCCACAAGATGCCGGAGGCGAACCAGGCCGGGATACCGCAGATGAGGCCCATGAGGATGATCCAGCCAAGGTCCACGTGGAACAGGCCGGCGGCCGCAACGGGTCCGGGGTGGGGCGGCAGGAACGCGTGCGTCACGGAGAGGCCTGCGAGCAACGGCAGGGCGTAAAGCGCGAGCGACTTGCCGCCGCGGATGGCCGCCACGTAGACCAGCGGCGCCAGCACGAAGATGCCGATGTCGAAGAAGACGGGGATACCGAGCACGAAGCCGGTGATGCCCATGGCGAGCGGCGTGCCCTTCTCGCCGAAGATCTTTACGAGCCTGCCCAGCAGCACCTCCGCACCGCCGGATCGCTCAAGGATGGCGCCGAGCACGGTGCCGAGGCCGATGATGACCGTGATGTGGCCAAGGATGCCGGCGAAGCCCTTCTCAATGAGGGCGTCGCTGCTCTTGGTGGCTGAGCCGACCAGCGCCTCCACCGATATCCCGCCCACCAGGGCCACGATCACACCGGTGCCCACCAGGGCGATGAAGGGTTCGAGCTTGACCTTGATGATCAGGAACAGCAGGAGGGCGATGCCGGCTCCCGCCAGGAGGAGCAGGCCTGCGGTGTCGTGCCGCAGCCATTCAAGGAATTCATTCATGGACGTTTCTTTCTCGGTAAGTCCTACTTGAGGGCGCCGGTGAAGGCGGCGGCCCTGGCCGAAATGTCGGCCCAGTGGCCGGCTGCCACTGCTGCCGGGGGAACAACGCTGGTTCCGCAGCAGACGGCCGTGGCTCCGGCGTCGAGGTAGCTCATTGCGTTGGTGGCATCGATGCCACCGGAGGGGAGGAGACGGATTCCCGGATACGGACCCTGGAGATCCTTGAGGTAGGCCGGACCGAGCTGCCGGGCCGGGAAGATCTTGACCACCGAAGAACCCAGGTCGAGGGCCTGCGCCACCTCTGTGGGTGTCATGGCGCCGAGGCTGAACGGGATTCCGGCGGCCGCGGCTACGGCAGCCACCTCCGGGCGGAGTCCCGGAGTCACCAGGAACCGGGCGCCGGCGTCCAGGGCTGCCCGGGCCTGGTCTGCGGTCATGACCGTGCCGATCCCGACGGCGACGCCATGCTCCGCGGCGGTCTCCGCGGCACGCTGGACGTGCCGGAGCACATCCGGCGTGGTGAAGGTCAGCTCCACCGTGCGGATGCCGCCGTCGGCCAGCGCCCGGCAGAGATCCGCGGCGTCCGGGATGGATGCGGCGCGGACCACGGCGAGCGTGCGGTCGGCTTCGAGCTGCTGGACGAATTCCTCAGGGGTCATTGTTGTCCTTCTCGGGTGAGTCCGTCGCTGCTGCGACGCAGAGCGCGGCCGGCACGGGCGCCAGTGGGCTGGCCGCCGTCGATGGCTGCCGTGCCGTTGACGAAGACGTAGCGGATGCCAATGGCGGCCTGGCGCGGATTTTCAAAGGTGGCTTCGTCGCGGACGGTTTCCGGATCGAAGAGCACGACGTCGGCCGCGTAGCCTTCGCGGACCAGTCCCCTCTTGTGGAGCTTGAGTCGTGCGGCCGGACGGCCAGTCAGGTGATGGACCGTTTCCTCGAGGCTCAAGAGTCCGAGGTCGCGGGAGTAGTGGCCGAGATACCGCGGGAACGTGCCCCAGGCGCGGGGGTGTGGCTTGGCGCCGACAAGGAGACCGTCGCTGCCCCCGGTGTGCGTGCGGTGCTTCATGATGGCCTGCACATTTTCCTCGTGGCCAACGTGCTGCAGGATGCCGGTGCCGAGGCGGTCGTCCCGGAGGATCTGCGCGAAGACGTCGAACGGCTCGCTGTTGGCTTCCGCCGCGATGTCCTTGATGGTCTTGCCCACGTAGCCTGCGAGCGCCGAGTTCTGGACGCCGCTGATTTCCAGGGTGTCCCACTCGGCCACCACGCCGTGGCAGCCGTCGGAGCCGTAGATCTCCACGCTTTCGCGGATCTTCGCCAGGGTGTCCGGATCGGACAGGCGGTCCAAGGTGGCCTGGGTGCCGCCCGACGACGCCCAGCTGGGGAGGATCGCGGAGAGCGTGGTGGCGCCGGGCAGGTAGGGGTACGTGTCCAGGGTGATGTCCACGCCGTCGTCCAGGGCTGCGTCGATCAGCTCCAGCAATTCCCCGGCGCGGCCCTTGTTCTCGGCGAAGTTCATGGTGGCGTGGGACAGGTGCAGGGCGCAGCCGGTGTCCCGGCTCAGCCCGATCATCTCGGCATAGGCGCCCAGCGCTCCCTTGCCGTAGGAGCGGTGGTGCGGTGCATAGAAGCCGCCCATTTCCCCCACGGTCCGGCAGAGTCCGGCGAGTTCCTCGGTGCGGGCGTACATCCCGGGCGTGTAGGTGAGTCCGGAGGACATTCCCACGGCGCCTTCCTCCATGGCGGTGCGGATGGCGTCCTGCATTTGCTGCTGCTGTTCGGGCGTGGGGTCGCCTTCGGCGAAGCCCATCACCATGGCCCGGACGGTTCCCTGGGGCACCAGGTAGGCGGCGTTGGTGGCGATCCGGCCGCCGTGGTCCTCGCGGTCCAGGCGGTCGAGGTATTCGCCTACGGTCCGCCAGTCCCAGTCGAGGTCCGCGGGGTTGTCGTTCCAGCCGGCGATCTTCTCGCGGACTCCTGCCAGCGTGGCGTCATCCACGGGCGCGTAGGACAGTCCGTCCTGGCCCAGCAGTTCCGTGGTGACGCCCTGGCTGAGCTTGGCGTAGTGGTCCCTGTTAATGAGCAGCTGAAGGTCGGAATGGGCGTGCATGTCGATGAAGCCGGGGCTCAGGACCAGGCCTGCGGCGTCGATCGTACGGCCGGCGCCTGTTCCGGTGGCGGTGAGGGTTCCGGCGTCGGCGACGGCGGCAATCACCGTGCCGTCCAGCAGGACGTCCGCGGGGCGGCGGTCCGCCCCGGTTCCGTCCACAAGGGTGGCGTTGCTGATGAGTGTCTTCATGGCGCGTGTCCTCGAAGGTCCTAGAAAAAGGTGTGGATGAGGTCGACGACGGTCTGGTCGCCATCGGTGTTGCTGTCCGCAAGCACCGGGATGACGGTCCATTTGTCGAAGGCGGTGCACGGGTGGGACAGGCCCAGCCGGACAACATCGCCGGGGCGCACCGTGGTGGTGCCGGCGTCGAATGTCATGAAGCTGTGCTGGTCATTGACCGAGGTGATTTCGGCTCCAAGCAGTGGTTCCATGGGTCCGCCGAGGGCCGGGCCGATGAGCTGCGGCTCCGGCAGTCCTTCGTCGAACGGGAGGTCCCGTTTGCCGGCGTCCAGGATGGCCAGTCCGGGCTCGGTCTGGGACACGACCCGC contains:
- a CDS encoding MFS transporter gives rise to the protein MTINDTKTQPVPGAVEAQTTPGLTGSAQAPKITKMQRRVLLGGSVGQFIEFYDFTLYGLTAVIFSQLFFPGSNPLAAMLATFATFGVAFVVRPLGGLFFGALGDRIGRRRVLTITLIAIGGATALMGLLPGYAQIGAWAPALLVLCRLVQGFSAGGESVGAPSFVFEHAPVSKRGFWLNITIAATALPSVVAGTMILILSQSMPNEAFIAWGWRLPFLLALPLALFGVWIRSRTEESAAFKDAKASQAKEFSPIREAFRENKLRMLQVIFVMGLTAMGFYFLSAYFVSYVQTTGHLSREQSLLINAGALALYAVLLPIGGRLGDRFGRKPMLIAGSAAIAILSVPSFMLVTSGSLPLALLGQAIFVVALCIYGGGCYTFFVEIFTTKTRFTSAAVSYNGAYAIFGGTAPFIGTALVGASGVPHAPGVYMAAAAAVVLLLVLFTRVPETRGRMG
- a CDS encoding bifunctional 4-hydroxy-2-oxoglutarate aldolase/2-dehydro-3-deoxy-phosphogluconate aldolase encodes the protein MTPEEFVQQLEADRTLAVVRAASIPDAADLCRALADGGIRTVELTFTTPDVLRHVQRAAETAAEHGVAVGIGTVMTADQARAALDAGARFLVTPGLRPEVAAVAAAAGIPFSLGAMTPTEVAQALDLGSSVVKIFPARQLGPAYLKDLQGPYPGIRLLPSGGIDATNAMSYLDAGATAVCCGTSVVPPAAVAAGHWADISARAAAFTGALK
- a CDS encoding amidohydrolase family protein: MKTLISNATLVDGTGADRRPADVLLDGTVIAAVADAGTLTATGTGAGRTIDAAGLVLSPGFIDMHAHSDLQLLINRDHYAKLSQGVTTELLGQDGLSYAPVDDATLAGVREKIAGWNDNPADLDWDWRTVGEYLDRLDREDHGGRIATNAAYLVPQGTVRAMVMGFAEGDPTPEQQQQMQDAIRTAMEEGAVGMSSGLTYTPGMYARTEELAGLCRTVGEMGGFYAPHHRSYGKGALGAYAEMIGLSRDTGCALHLSHATMNFAENKGRAGELLELIDAALDDGVDITLDTYPYLPGATTLSAILPSWASSGGTQATLDRLSDPDTLAKIRESVEIYGSDGCHGVVAEWDTLEISGVQNSALAGYVGKTIKDIAAEANSEPFDVFAQILRDDRLGTGILQHVGHEENVQAIMKHRTHTGGSDGLLVGAKPHPRAWGTFPRYLGHYSRDLGLLSLEETVHHLTGRPAARLKLHKRGLVREGYAADVVLFDPETVRDEATFENPRQAAIGIRYVFVNGTAAIDGGQPTGARAGRALRRSSDGLTREGQQ
- a CDS encoding GntP family permease yields the protein MNEFLEWLRHDTAGLLLLAGAGIALLLFLIIKVKLEPFIALVGTGVIVALVGGISVEALVGSATKSSDALIEKGFAGILGHITVIIGLGTVLGAILERSGGAEVLLGRLVKIFGEKGTPLAMGITGFVLGIPVFFDIGIFVLAPLVYVAAIRGGKSLALYALPLLAGLSVTHAFLPPHPGPVAAAGLFHVDLGWIILMGLICGIPAWFASGILWGTWIGKRVMITVPEDRIVPEAEEAKGHEPSIGLVLLAIGLPMILILGGTFGNIFAPAGPFRDTLQFFGNPAIALTVAVLLAMWLLGIRRGMTSAELSEITGSSLRPVGMILLVVGAGAFFGAVLSATGVGKAVADSLSQAGLPIILSAFVISAGMRIAQGSATVAIVTTGGILAPSLASGYSQPQLALIAIAISSGSIIASHVNDGGFWIISKYFNMSVKDTLKTWTVLETVLSVVGFGMAALIYQFV
- a CDS encoding amidase — encoded protein: MTELHYLDATTALGMFRSRELSPVELLEAVMARTEAVNGGVNALTETLFEEALPAARQAAIRYARGRDLTPLLGLPVATKEKHGIKGRTLSQGLVARKDEYAAEDHPVVERIQRAGGIIHARTTTPEYSCATVTHSPLWGVTRNPWNLQFSPGGSSGGAGAALAAGLTPLATASDIAGSTRLPASFTGTVGFKAPYGRIPGLAPLSADHYRGDGPMARTVADTALLANVMSGRHPGDHTSLADVPPHKFHAPAASVAGLRIALCIRLGNYPVAADVEANTRCVAAALRDAGAAVEEIELPWTVEAISRTMFTHFGYLLGPAMEDETAGSEELLAPYTRRFMADARRAARQNRFVDGIRAETLLQAQLAAAMEGFDALLCPASAVPSLEADGMYLDGIDANGEQLEHYWQGHMTAPFNIANRCPVLAVPSGMAGCGIPTGVQIVGHPFDDATVFTVGAAVEAVLPWAGRRPELLTLA
- a CDS encoding M20 family metallo-hydrolase; amino-acid sequence: MSADAFLKDFHHVATIGSTPNNGVDRQAATADDARTRTWFAEWVRRAGWEARVDGIGNMFGLLEWTPGAPFVVIGSHLDSQPLGGRFDGAYGVIAALHAARAIDLEVAESGVAPRFNLAVVNWFNEEGGRFAPSIMGSSVFAGLLDREKMLAVTDLQGVTVREALDGIGYLGTAAGPDVAGYAEIHIEQGRILEREGINIGLVDSSWYTQKLDIEVLGEQSHTGATAMADRHDALVAASKIILMVHDVTKDFAEEALVSSVGQLTLEPNSPIVVARRVHLVADLRSGDPEIVGAARAALLEQIDALAREHDIKVNVKDFDIRPIRRFPEAGLELSAKVAGRLGLSSRRIQTMAGHDSVAMNTVAPSVMLFIPSVDGVSHCEREFTTDADMVTGLAMLTGVARELLAGALEAPAGQEHATAGLATAGAGTAGVTAGGAA